A stretch of DNA from Salvelinus fontinalis isolate EN_2023a chromosome 17, ASM2944872v1, whole genome shotgun sequence:
gtgctgcatcagatgacctggccttcacccgacctcaacccaattgagatggtttgggatgagttggaccgcagagtgaaggaaaagcagccaacaagtgctcagcatatgtgggaactctttcaagactgttggataagcattcctcatgaagctggttgagagaatgccaagagtgtgcaaagctgtcatcaaggcaaagggtggatactatGAACAATCCAAAAtacgttttgatttgtttaacacttttttggttgctacatgattccatatgtgttatttcatagttttaatgtcttctattattctacaatgtagaaaatagtaagaatcaacaaaaaaactggaatgagtagatgtccaAACTTTCGACTAGTACTGTACATATAAAAACGTACTAAATAAATACttggatggttatagacagtaaATTGGTTCACAGTACCAAGGTGTCCAAGATACTCATTACCTTGACCTCCTTCAAAAAGGTGATGGATCtcccattaaaaaaaatatatttttacgtTATCACTCAAGAGAACACTGTATTACGATATGGCTTTAGTAAGGAGAACAAACCATGTCAGCAAGTCAGTTAGACGTTGTAGTCTGACTTCCTCCGACCAGTCGACCAAGTTTGTACCTGTAAGCGTCCGCTGGCTGTCCAGAGAGAGAGCTCTTGGTTTAATAACATGTTCAGGTTGATGTGAATTGGACTTAATCAAGCGTGAATcttgttatttgtatttttttttacttgattTAATCAAGCATGACTcttccctgcccccccccccccccccccccccaacactctaaccatccTCTCCAACTGAGGGATATCACTCCATTACGTACGGTCTCTCTTTAAATCAGTGTTGCACCTTCAAGATGATTGGAGGGCTACTCCATTGTGCtctcacctgttccaagcatACCGGGGTTACCCTCCTTGTATGTTTGAGATTTAACTCCTTCATCTGTCATCACCAAAAATAAAAGCTCCACAATGAATTATATTTTTCATTATGTTTTTGCTTCAACAACCGTTTTGATGGTGTGAAAAATGCGGTCAATAGATGGGGGAACCCCCATGTCCCTCTCCAGATTGCATTTAGTACGTGATACTTAGTTGagcaccaaatcaaatcaaataaaattttattagtcacatacacatggttggcagatgttaatgcgagagtagtgaaatgcttgtgcttctagttccgacaatgcagtaataaccaacgagtaatctaacctaacaatttcacaactactaccttatacacacgagtgtaaagggataaagaatatgtacataaagatatatgaatgagtgatggtacagaacggcataggcaagatgcagtagatggtatcgagtacagtatatacatatgagatgagtaatgtagggtatgtaaacataaaagtggcatagtttaaagtggctagtgatacatgtattacataaagatggcaagatgcagtagatgatattgagtacagtatatacatatacattatattaagtggcattgtttaaagtggctagtgataattttttttatcagtttccattattaaagtgagctggagttgagtcagtatgttggcagcagccactcaatgttagtggtggctgtttaacagtctgatggccttgagatagaagctgtttttcagtctctcggtccctgctttgatgcacctgtactgacctcgccttctggatgatagcggggtgaacaggcagtggctcgggtggttgttgtccttgatgatctttatggccttcctgtgacatcgggtggtgtaggtgtcctggagggcaggtagtttgcccccagtgatgcgttgtgcagaccgcactaccctctggagagtcttCCGGTTGTGgccggagcagttgccgtaccagtaaACAGACATCACAGGTGCTTGAATGTCCTCCCCAGAAAGTAGAGGTACTGCAGCTTGCAGAGAGGAAGACTAGAGCTATACCTAATTTACTGGCAGATTTCTGTTTTGCCCCATGGGGTTTGGAAGCAGCAAGAGTGGGTGTCCCGTGAATATGACCTCATTGTGGAAGTCACAGAGCAAATGGGACTAATGTAATAACGCAGGGGCAGATGCAGCGGGGCGCAATGTTCAGAACAttacagaaatataaataataaagtaaTGTATAGAGAGGGTATTGCTCTCTGTATTTCACATTATACTAGAGAACTCAGTTCGAGACATTATATTTCCTTATGACATGCCCCAGGGTTTTTCTACACGCTAACTGCCGAAACATCATTACAATAGCTGTTACAGCAAAATAGAGTCCTTGTTTTCTGAAAATGGAGTCCTCGCTAAAAATGCAAGAAATttgcaaagagagagagggaatatcaTATTAATATGCTGATAATATCTGGTTCGGCTAATAATCTGAATATAATAAAGAATTCGTAGGTCTATCAAAGATAAAAGGCTGGCATCTGACTATGTTTAAACTGGGTTAAACAGGATGAAAACTCGAAAAGTAAAGTATACCATTATTATGTGTACACTGCCACATAATGCATTTGTAGTAGCGGAATGAACCAGCTTTAATGGATGGCAATCGGGGATAGTATGTGCTCTGTATACAGTTTGTTGTTCTTTCATTTGGAGGTAACAGTTGTACCACAAAGAGGAGAACGTCTGGTCATTAAAGACTATCTTCAGCTATGATTTCGCTCTCCAATCTTTGACAAACATTGGGATAAATAATATTTTGAAATGATTCTTTTTTGACAGTGTAAATAGTACTGTAAATATTTCTAAGTTAAACAAGTGTGTGGTACTGATCACCCTCACTACCTCCACAAccacacctacagtacatactgcaCCTCAGATTCCCTTTTGATAGAATAAGGTATCATCATAACACATTTCATGTGGTATTTGTAACTGAATGTGTGTTTGGCATCAGTTCTGTAAATCCATATTTGACAgtttcccccaacctctcatgAGCACATTTGTTTTTGAGTGGAGCCCCCAGGAGCAgagaaactggaacatgctgtgcCAAGTGCCGACGGAGAGCCAGAATGGTGCTGTGTCAGCCACAGAAAACGTGTGCTACTCCTGTAAATAAATCCTGTGGAGGGGAATGTCCTAAAACATTACCGGAGTCTGTATTGAAACATAAACACAGTCCTCCAGGGGACATCTGGCTGCTTAGGCCCCATTCTAAGGTGAACTATGAGCTGTCGTCACAAATGGACAGGCTACGGGGGCACGCCCACTAATGTACAGGCCCGTCTTAAAGAGGCTATTTATGTTTACATATATAAAACGATCCCCTGACGCTAATTATATACAGAGTGGCCAATCATGGGAGAGATCATGACACACCTTTTTTCCCAATAAGTGTGGCCACTCACCCCTCGGTATTACGCAACACTCACAGAGGCCTTGAAGTGTAAAAAGGTCCCTTTGGGTCGCCAGCGCTGGCATAGGAAGTCATTTATGGAATTATGTGCCCActgcctctccctgtctgccCTGGAGGCTACTACCAGCTGCAATATGCTTATACTCCTCCAATCACTTTCCACTAACGTGGTTGGGCATACACTTGGGGACATCAAAGAGGATAGGAATGTATCTATATTTTCTGTCTTATTTCGATGGACAGTGGtgaatgggaggaggaggaggagaagtatACGGGCTTCCTGTGGAGATGTTTCTTTGAGCGAGCGTCTCCCATTTCTGTATCCATCATCCTGCTCACTCGGAGGTCTGAGGGAAACAGGATGAAACGTTACAAATGAGCTTGTCTGTGGCAGGATGCCGTGGCTCCTCTGCTTCATTTAGCTgtgacgagggagagagaggcccaTTCCGGTGCCCTGAGCCATGCGTCAGGACCGGAGCCATGAAgcagtgtgtgcatgtttgttggACATGTCCTCCATCTGGCACAATCGCTCCAACCAAGGCCAGTGATTCAGATCCATGATCGTATCTCACAATTTTAAAATGTTGCATATTGGTTTTTTTAGAACGTGTCCATGTACAGTAATATCGAACACTTGCATCACTTGGAGGCCATCTAAATTGGTGTTTTGTCATCCCTTACAACAAACTCTACTCAGTGATCAAGGTCAGAGATACCAATACCGTTTAATAAACAGGGAAAGTCACTTAGAGCAAAAACATAATATCAGTTACAGAGAAACGTAATGTAAAGAACAGATCTGATCCTCTGTCATGTGGAACAGAGTTCCCAGCTGTTCATTCTCTATCTACgttacatttctatctgcaatgcTCTCAACGTTGTTCTCAACTGAACAAGTGACCATCACCTTGCTCAAAAACACAACATCAACAGCAGCTGACTAGAAGCATAATGTACATAACAGACAAGATCCACTGCCACCTGGAAAAGAGATTCATATCTATTCTATGCATTCCATGTCTATGTGTTCCAAACTGAACATGCCCCTGTGGTGTCAGCACAGAGGACAGCAGAGGACAGGACCAGATGAGGTGGCTTGAGGCCGGGTAAGACCGTGGGGGGGATACAGTGCTCACTCAGGGGGTAGGAGGTTCTATGTGAGGGGGTTGGGGCTATTCACTTCAGATGTCCTTGACTTGAGGTTTCTCCCCATATAAATGTGCACATGGAACAAACGTCACGTTGCTTTGCTTAACGAGTACCACTTCCCCCTAATATTCGGCTCATACCTGGCTCAAACTCGGGACCTCTGCTTTGCTAACACACGCGGCCGCGCTCCTCGACAACATTCCAACGGTTTGAGCCACCCAGAAGGTGGCATTTCAAGCTAGCTGTGGAGTGAGCTTAGGGTACGTTCTTAATATTGTACAATACTGTTGACCATGGAGGAAAAGCTAGCTGGATGATAAAACAATGTCATTGCGCAACGCACTCTCATGTCCTCATGATAATGTCAGTTGGAGTGTCAGTGAGGTGCAACGGAATGGAGTTGATCTATGTGCATTGTTGAGAGAAGACGATAATATCTTGATAtcattacttaaaaaaaaaaatcttattccatacagaaatggtgtgGAATGTAACATCAACCTCTGTGAGTGGTGCAGGATGGAATCGGATTGATTGACTGATGGATGGCTCAATACAGGTGGCGCTGGCCATTGTTTTGACTAATGTTACAGTCGCGGCAGATTCTGaagaacacagacacatgcatgagGCCCAAATGTCATGCCTTACTTTCTATTTCAGTCTAGGCATTCCAGGGGAAGCAAGATCTAGTTAGCTCAGCATCAGCAGTTCCTAAATCATTCCAACCCTGGAGGGAAACTCCTCACTACAGGTGAGGTGTTACTAGCTGCTGGTTTGGATCGAGGCACGGAGGGATTCAGGCTCGGTACTGAACCTGACAAATCTGAAAGTGAGTAAAGACAGACCTGTAGTCCAGCCGTGCTCAAATCAGACGGAGAAAGTCCAAAGCCTTTGTATACAGTACATGACTGAGGAAACACAGGCAGGAGAGGCAGGTACATGGCTGCTGGGGTTGTGCTCTCAGAACTGGAGTATGGTGCCCTCTAGTGCCAGACTTGGCTCTGTTTAGATTATGATAATAGAATAGAATTATAGATAATGGGATAAGCTATTTTGTAGATCTTAGATAGTGGTTGTAATGTGATTAATACCATTTGATTGATATCAAACTGAGGGGATGCCCCCGATGAATGTTTAACATGTATTTTGTATTACCAGAGATAACCTTTTCAGAATGAACGTAATTCTTTCATAGGGAAATGTGAAGTCTGTTCTCTTCTTAAACACATTCAAAACATCTGTTGACGTAAAATACACTGAGCGTCAGAGAAGTTTATAGCTGTTCTCCCACAGAAATGAGTCTAGCGGTGCCAGCCAATCAGCAGCATTAACAGAAGGCTGTTCAGGTTTAATGTTTAAGCTCTGCTTCCCTCTCAGCTCAACAGCCTGCAATAACAAAACTGAGTCACCTGAGAAGGTTTGGCTGGGCCTGCTGTAGAGGCATCCATTTTGAGAAGGGTTTTTGCCTCACAGCACTCAATTGTCTGCTAAACTCACAACTGACCAGTGTGGAGCTTGCACTTAGCCACAACAAGGTAAGGTGTCTACATTTTAAAGGACATTTTTAACTTCCACATTATGTTATATAAATCAGATTTTCACTGTAAATAAAATCCTCAAGTGATTTATTTAAGACTTTATTTGAAGGTTTTATGTTGACAGATATAAATTGATCATTTGTGTAGACGTTAAGCCTAAGTGTACATTTATTGTGAAGGAGCCAAAGGTCAGTTTTAAGTCTCTTCTGTCTTGTGTGTTGAGTAGCCGACTGTAAAAATGCAGGGTTCGGACCAGAAAGCAATTTGGTTTTCTCCTTTTTTGAGTTGTGAGCGACTTTGACTGCACAATGTGATGAATGAGTTTTCCTCTAGCCCTGTGAGAGGCTATTGTATGCTGCTTTCCTAACGCTGTAAAGAAAAAAAGTGTTTCACAAACATTCCACCATGGTCATTTTCTTTCTTAAGATCAAAGATTCTTATGGAGCACTATTTACAGCTGACATATAACTTATCTGTGCTACATCATAAAGGGGATTGAGtagaaaatgatgtcatataggattaatTGGTCAAAAAGTTTGTCAAAATCAGCCATTATTACAAGCAAAAAAATACACAACACACGTATTCAAAAATGCTAAATCCTTATTACGATAGGCCTAaccctgttgtgtttttgctcCTCTTTGATTCACACAGTTCCTCTACGACAAGAAATGGTATCTTTCTTCCATCCTCAATGATTAACTAAACCCAGAGCCCCCTTACTGTATATCAGCCCATAGTATGAAAAGCTGGAATAAGATATTCAAGAGAGGAGACCCGGAGAGTGTGGATGGGAACTCCTCTTTGAAGAAAAACTCCTTGAACAATGCCCCGCTGGAGCTAACACCTCAGAGGGCCTTAGATGACGACCTTTCAGATGACGCAAACTCCACTGCCCACTCATCCAGCACACCCCCATCTGTACAAGGAGTGGGGGGTGGTGGGGACGAGGGGACCCTTAAGAACAGGTTGAGAACTCTCCTCCCCCAATCATGGGGCAGTATTCTCCAGAAATGGAGCAATGGGGATGCTGACTCTGACCTGGGCTCCACAGGGGTCAAGATTGTGCCCAATGGGACCAGGGTGAGTCCACCTGTCAGTCCCATACTGGAGAGGAGGTACTGGGACACTCAGGACTCACTGGGGACCTCCAGCAAGAGTTCCCATAGGCCCTTGTTGAGGGATGTTCCTATAGACAATGACCTACTCCATTATCTTCCAGAGGAATCAGAGCTGACCAGTATTCATCCAGCTGAGTACTATGCTGAGAAGGTGGAGGTCTACAAGCTGAAATACTCCTATATGAAATCATGGCCTGGGTTACTGAGACTCCTGGCTGGGTTTGAGCTTCTCTTTGGGGGTATGGTCCTTGCCTGTGTCTGTGCCTACATCCATAAGGACAGTGAGTGGTCGAACGCGTATGGACTGTACAATGGTGCGTATAACAATGGATATGGCACATCGGGGAAGTCCTATAATGGACCTATGACTCTATTCGTGATAGCGGTGGCTGGGGTGGTGTGGATTGTAACCATCCTCCTACTGGTAATAGGGCTGACTATGTACTACCGCACCATCCTCCTGGACTCTCCCTGGTGGCCTCTCACTGAAGGCGTCATCAACGTCGCCATGTTCCTCCTCTACATGGCTGCTGGTATCGTGTACCTGAATGATCTCAACCGTGGGGGTTTGTGTTACATGACTATAGGTATTAACCCCATAATGTCCAGCCTGTGTCGGGTGGACGGGGGTCAGATGGCTGGCACGGCTTTCATCTTCATCAACATGCTGATGTACCTCATCAGCTTCCTGGTGTGCCTGAAGATGTGGAGGCACGAGGCCACCCGCAGGGAGATGGAGTTCTTTGAGAACCAGGTGGGTGGTTGGATTTCTTTTAAATCCCAGTGCTCACTGATCCTTTATCAGTGAGGgggttgtcatttagcagacacacaTCTCACCATTCAAGTGAGGTACATTTAGTGTATTAATCTAGTGTCTAGTGTATTAATCTAATTTGACACTCTCTACATTGCCCTTTCCTCTGACTGAGGTATGACACTTATTACAGCAGGAACCTGACTCATGGTATTTCGCTTGCCCATTGGCATCTGGAAGTTCTTGTGGGAAGGGTGTCAGATCAATCAGCACTTAGAGGTCACGGAAAGTACCGTTACGAACTGGGAATGAGCCCACAAGGCCTTGGGTCTCAAAACAACAGCAGTGAATCTACTCATGTGGATACGTATGGGGACACCATTGTTTCATAAAGCAGTGCAGCTGGCTGTTACAGCCCAAGTTTATTACTGTTTTTCAATAGTCCAGCTTATCAGTTCTCGCAGCAACCAACTATAGGTAAAAAACAACAGAGATAATGTATTAATAAGATAATCATTAATAAGACATCATTCAGCTGAGCTAATGTAACCAAATGAGCTTAGTTTGCCAACTGAAGACAACATATAGGAACAATATGATTCTCGACCATACGTGTTGCATCTCTGGAGGGAGACCGTTAAAATGATTTATTTAGATAAAGCTGAACAATGTCATACAGTTACATACATAACTTCACACAGTTGCAGTTACTGTAGAGcagggatgggggtgggggccacaagtaaatatgaactcatcatgaggggccgtaGTGGCTCGAGGGTCTGAGTACCCACATGTGCAGTTTACAGctagtttcctgcaattctactcattttgtcatggggtggagattataggaggctgctgaggggaggacggctcataataatggctggaacggagcaaatggaatggcatcaaacacatggaaaccatatgttGGATGTATTAtgtaccattccactaattccgctccagtcattaccacgagcccgttctcccctattaaagtgccaccaacctcctgtggtggagatttttttctctcacagtttttaatatgatataatctgagtgagagtgactaaaaCAAAATAAATGGGAGCCCCCggtcggtaattcgaccatgattacaATAAGTTTAGATAGccggctagactaatttaccaatctaaaaaatgttagctgacatggctaattgagtgactgtcagtcagtgactgacataacaagagaaagacTACTGATGCGCAACAACATTTCGGCAATTTAACTTTTTGTAttgtactattctaactctcaactgTAACCCCGACTGAATTCTTTTTTTTAATCCCCGGGCCTAAAAAAGGGGTCAGAGGGCTACCAGTTGCCCATTCCTACTGTAGAGGGATCGCGTAAGAAGGAGACAGGTTGCTTTCACTCTTTCAGCACAGTGTACATGTGTCATTGGATGCTCTGGTAGCTAGTATACTTTGAGTTGCTGCATGATACCTTATGCTTCCACTTTGGCTTCAGGAGCATCTGAGGCCCATCCCTGTGGCACAAACCGAATATCCGAATCCAAAGACCAAGAGGATTGTGTTTGAGGATGAGATGGACAGCTCAGTGAGGGCAACCAAACTCCTCCACATCACAGACTTTCAGCAAGAGGAGCCAGGCAGCCGGAACAGAGCCATCCCCACAGGGTACGCCCAGAAGCCCAGAGTCATCGCAGATTATGTCATGTGAGTGAGAGGACCTATGCCTAATATCCTGAGACAGATTTTGAGCAAGGATGTCAGGCTCTCACTTAAGCTGAGGTGCATACGGAGAGACAGACTCAAATGTTATTAGTGACTTTTAAAATGACAGAGCGTTGGTATTTTGTCTAAATGTATTAAGCTAGGTGTAGTAATGGTATGGCAGGTAATAATACATTAGCATTATCTAACATAGTCTTGTGTCTTGTCTTATTCCTTAAGGAAGTATCCAGAAATCTCCTCTTTGGAGGATAGGGAGAAATACAAAGCTGTCTTCAACGACCAGTATCAAGAGTACAAGGACCTTCACAAAGACATCAGTGACACCCTCGTGAAGTTCAGAGAGCTGGATGCCATGATGGGTAAACTCCTCAAAGATGGCAACAGTCATGAGGTGAGTGATTTCATCGATCACTTTAAATCTGGGCCTGAGGTTTGATGGTGTTTTTTCAATCTCACCATGATAAGATACACCACGATAACTTTCCTCTGTCTGGAAGTGTAACTGTAACTTCTCAATATAAGTAGCATTTTTGTTATCTCATCGTCACGGCCACTGATCAATACGAGGTATGTTACATTCCATGTTCTGAGCAAAGGCGTCGACTAAAAATAGCATGTGACGTCTGGATGATACTATTTTTAAACATAAATATCTGTCATCCTTTTAACCAATTGaattgtgggtgtttgttctgtcTGTAGGAGCAGAAAAGAATCCAGCGGATTTTGAAGAAGTACGAGCAAAAAAAGAGCGTAAGTGATGGGCAGAGGTCCCTAACATTCCTCTCACGTTTCCTCGCTCACTCTGAAACAATTCCAAAAATCATTCAGCAATCATTTTCACATTTAACTGAGATTTATTAGAATTGTTACTGTTGTGTAAACACCCAGGTAGTATTATCTTTTTCAATAAAACTGCCCATTCATGCGAATAATATTGCTGCCACTGAAATGGGGACTCTGGAAATTATAATTTACCACATCTACATTACAAACAAAATCTGGGGCTGTGAGGGAGAGGTGGAGTGATAGAGCTGCAGTCAAAacgatgtgtgtttctgtgtgacttCACAGGACCCTGCTTTCCTGGAGAAGAAGGAACGATGTGACTATCTGAAAGCTAAATTAAGCCACATCAAGAACAGGATCCGCAATTTCGACCAAGACACCATGGCAAAGGGTCGGACATGAAGAAATAGCGCGTACACAGAGGGGACAAAGGGGACATTATTATTCTGTTCCTGTCACGTCTTCTCTGTGAGACTGTTATTTCAGCACTAATTGTGTTTTTGGTGTGTTACTTAAGTAGGTTTCAGTAAATGGCTGTACAAATCAGTAAACTGTGTGCTGTTACATTATAGCCTGCAACATTTTTTGTGCTTACTGTAAAGATGACTTTCCCACGAATATTGTGTGTGAGTTTCAGTCTTGAAGTGAATGAACTCATAAACTCATAAACAGAGTGCAGTTGTGTACATACCTTTGGACTTTTGTGAACAATGCTAACAGGGTCAATTCCCATTGCATCGACAAACATTGCATTTACACTTGTAGGCCTACAGGGCAATACACTATTAAATCCTTGGAGAGTTTTTCATATGTAATTTAAAATATGAAATGCTAAAAGGGCAGTTGAGTACCAGCAATCAATTTGAAGCTGTAAAACAATAGGCTAATGACAtgccccagctagcacatttggttccttggaagttgtgggaatgtatGTTTTTGGTTCCACATTGGTTGTGGAGATGAAGTCATACTTTTCCTGAACGGTAAAACCGTACGTTTAAAAAACAAAATCTCTGAGAACAGAAGTGACAGTTTCgcctgttctgggaacgtttAGTTTTAGGTTGCAGGGAAGTTATGAGAACATTTTACCCTTGTTCCTTGAATGTTTTCCTAGGAGGTTTTATTAACGCTCTGATAATGGAAATTATTGGTTAACTGGATGCACAAATAAGACACATGGAAATGTATTTCCTTAGGCATTATTCGTGCAAACACATTTCTTTTTTATTGTGACACAGCATCAGTGAGATCCAAACCTATA
This window harbors:
- the LOC129814329 gene encoding MARVEL domain-containing protein 2-like is translated as MKSWNKIFKRGDPESVDGNSSLKKNSLNNAPLELTPQRALDDDLSDDANSTAHSSSTPPSVQGVGGGGDEGTLKNRLRTLLPQSWGSILQKWSNGDADSDLGSTGVKIVPNGTRVSPPVSPILERRYWDTQDSLGTSSKSSHRPLLRDVPIDNDLLHYLPEESELTSIHPAEYYAEKVEVYKLKYSYMKSWPGLLRLLAGFELLFGGMVLACVCAYIHKDSEWSNAYGLYNGAYNNGYGTSGKSYNGPMTLFVIAVAGVVWIVTILLLVIGLTMYYRTILLDSPWWPLTEGVINVAMFLLYMAAGIVYLNDLNRGGLCYMTIGINPIMSSLCRVDGGQMAGTAFIFINMLMYLISFLVCLKMWRHEATRREMEFFENQEHLRPIPVAQTEYPNPKTKRIVFEDEMDSSVRATKLLHITDFQQEEPGSRNRAIPTGYAQKPRVIADYVMKYPEISSLEDREKYKAVFNDQYQEYKDLHKDISDTLVKFRELDAMMGKLLKDGNSHEEQKRIQRILKKYEQKKSDPAFLEKKERCDYLKAKLSHIKNRIRNFDQDTMAKGRT